The following proteins come from a genomic window of Candidatus Leptovillus gracilis:
- a CDS encoding HAMP domain-containing histidine kinase, with amino-acid sequence MRDRELEREQQTHIAKVILRSQDTLLDIVNNLLEIGKLQSGTPVLLERSSFDLALLVKGVTEALETQALERNISLNDESVPSPAEITGDEKKIQRIVSNLISNAIKYTPEGGQVYIDTHVSGQYAVLAIRDTGYGIPTDELPFIFDRYSRVKKHQSIAIGTGLGLAIVKSLVEAHQGEITVESEEGVGSTFTVRLPVQAMPAKRPTQITK; translated from the coding sequence TTGCGTGACCGCGAACTGGAACGAGAACAGCAGACGCACATCGCCAAAGTCATCTTACGCAGCCAGGACACACTGCTAGACATTGTTAACAACCTGCTAGAAATCGGTAAATTACAATCTGGTACACCTGTGTTGCTAGAACGCTCCAGCTTCGATCTGGCTTTGCTTGTCAAGGGAGTCACCGAAGCTCTGGAAACACAGGCGCTAGAAAGGAACATCTCTCTCAACGACGAATCCGTCCCATCACCCGCCGAGATAACCGGCGACGAGAAGAAAATTCAGCGCATCGTCTCTAACCTGATTTCCAATGCCATCAAATACACACCGGAGGGGGGGCAAGTCTATATTGACACCCACGTAAGCGGCCAATACGCCGTATTAGCCATACGCGACACAGGGTATGGCATTCCAACCGACGAACTTCCCTTCATTTTTGACCGCTACAGCCGGGTAAAGAAACATCAGTCCATTGCCATTGGAACCGGATTAGGGCTGGCTATTGTCAAGAGTTTAGTAGAAGCCCACCAGGGCGAAATTACCGTAGAAAGCGAGGAAGGTGTAGGCAGCACCTTTACCGTTCGTTTGCCCGTCCAGGCCATGCCTGCCAAACGCCCCACGCAGATCACAAAATAG